Proteins found in one Methylobacterium sp. CB376 genomic segment:
- a CDS encoding short-chain fatty acid transporter — protein MKTVSAQTSRSSGLQSIEGRAAATGALARLGIRFTAWAERWFPDAFIFVAIAVVLVALGALANGAPAAAVAKTFGDGFWSLIPFTMQMAFVTIGGYVVATSPPVQFLIDRLARIPRTGRGAVGLVAAATMLSSFLSWGLSLIFGGLLARALARRTELNMDYRAAGAAAYLGLGATWAMGLSSSAAQLQANPKSLPPNVLPITGVIPFSETIFLWQSMLIALVLFLVSVAIAYASAPAAVSAVTAQDLGVDVSAKEEKLDPPAQPGEKLEHWPLLNILLVIIAGGWIWQEFARQSWIVAISNLNTYNLLFLTLGLLLHWRPKRFLVAVAKSVPATAGVLIQFPLYASISAILTGAKNASGDTLSEVISHAFVSFNTAGSYPLSMGVYSAVLGFFVPSGGGKWLLEAPYVMQAANELKVHLGWAVMIYNAAEALPNLINPFWMLPLLGILGLKARDIVGFSFLQLLVHLPVVLFLLWALAFTLTYHPPVMP, from the coding sequence ATGAAGACAGTATCGGCGCAGACCAGCCGATCCTCAGGTCTCCAATCGATCGAGGGAAGAGCCGCTGCCACAGGAGCCCTCGCGCGGCTCGGCATTCGCTTCACCGCCTGGGCCGAGCGCTGGTTCCCGGACGCCTTCATCTTCGTGGCGATCGCGGTGGTCCTCGTGGCGCTCGGCGCCCTGGCGAACGGGGCGCCGGCCGCGGCGGTCGCCAAGACCTTCGGGGACGGCTTCTGGAGCCTCATTCCGTTCACGATGCAGATGGCCTTCGTGACGATCGGCGGCTACGTCGTCGCCACCTCGCCGCCGGTTCAGTTCTTGATCGACCGCCTCGCCCGGATCCCGCGCACCGGGCGTGGGGCGGTGGGCCTCGTGGCCGCCGCCACCATGCTGTCGTCCTTCCTCAGCTGGGGCCTCAGCCTCATCTTCGGCGGCCTTCTCGCGCGGGCGCTGGCCCGCCGGACGGAGTTGAACATGGACTACCGGGCTGCCGGGGCCGCGGCCTATCTCGGTCTGGGTGCGACCTGGGCGATGGGCCTGAGTTCCTCGGCCGCCCAGCTCCAGGCCAATCCGAAGAGCCTGCCGCCGAACGTGCTGCCGATCACCGGCGTGATCCCGTTCAGCGAGACGATCTTTCTGTGGCAGTCGATGCTGATCGCGCTGGTCCTGTTCTTGGTCTCGGTGGCGATCGCCTACGCGTCGGCCCCGGCAGCCGTCAGCGCCGTCACCGCGCAGGATCTCGGCGTGGACGTTTCGGCCAAGGAGGAAAAGCTCGATCCGCCCGCGCAGCCCGGCGAGAAGCTGGAGCATTGGCCGCTCCTGAACATCCTGCTCGTCATCATTGCCGGCGGCTGGATCTGGCAGGAATTCGCGCGGCAATCGTGGATCGTCGCGATCTCGAACCTCAACACCTACAATCTGCTGTTCCTGACCCTGGGCCTGCTGCTGCACTGGCGCCCGAAGCGGTTTCTGGTCGCCGTCGCGAAATCGGTGCCGGCGACGGCCGGAGTCCTGATCCAGTTCCCGCTTTATGCCTCGATCAGCGCGATCCTCACGGGTGCCAAGAACGCGTCGGGCGACACGCTGTCGGAGGTGATCAGCCACGCCTTCGTCAGCTTCAACACGGCTGGCAGTTACCCGCTCTCGATGGGCGTCTACTCGGCGGTGCTCGGCTTCTTTGTGCCCTCCGGCGGCGGCAAGTGGCTGCTCGAGGCGCCCTACGTCATGCAGGCGGCGAACGAGTTGAAGGTGCATCTGGGCTGGGCCGTGATGATCTACAACGCGGCCGAGGCCCTGCCGAACCTGATCAATCCGTTCTGGATGCTGCCGCTGCTCGGCATCCTTGGCCTCAAGGCGCGCGACATCGTGGGGTTCAGCTTCCTGCAGCTGCTCGTCCACTTGCCGGTGGTGCTCTTCCTGTTATGGGCGCTCGCCTTCACGCTGACCTACCACCCGCCCGTCATGCCCTGA